From uncultured Bacteroides sp., a single genomic window includes:
- a CDS encoding sugar porter family MFS transporter, producing the protein MKSTVNIGYVIFLSVVAALGGFLFGYDTAVISGTIAQVTSLFSLDSIQQGWFVGCALVGSIAGVLCAGVLSDKFGRKKTMILSAILFSVSGIGCAISCNFYQLVIYRIIGGVGIGVVSIISPLYISEVSVSKYRGRLVSLYQLAVTVGFLGAYLVNYWLLQYSLDGAAKLCNPALLKIFHTEAWRGMLGMESLPALLFFLVIFFIPESPRWLILKKKELFAQRILQRIYGNEKDVQFELNETRQVSQSGTKSEWRLILKPGILKAVLIGVAIAILGQFMGVNAVLYYGPTIFESSGLSNGDSLFYQVLVGVVNMLTTVLAMTIIDKVGRKKLVYYGVSGMIITLFFIAFYFIKGDEFGIPNVFLLVCFLLYIFCCAVSICAVIWVLLSEMYPIKIRGLAMSIAGFSLWVGTYLIGQLTPWMLENLTPAGTFILFAVMCVPYMLIIWKLVPETTGKSLEEIEKMWDK; encoded by the coding sequence ATGAAATCAACAGTAAATATTGGTTATGTAATTTTCTTGTCTGTCGTAGCTGCATTGGGAGGTTTCCTTTTCGGTTACGATACAGCAGTTATTTCCGGCACGATTGCGCAGGTTACTTCTCTTTTTTCTCTCGATTCCATTCAACAGGGATGGTTTGTAGGTTGTGCACTGGTAGGTTCTATTGCTGGCGTGCTTTGTGCCGGAGTTTTGAGTGACAAATTTGGCAGAAAGAAAACAATGATTCTTTCTGCTATTCTTTTTTCTGTTTCGGGAATTGGTTGTGCTATTTCCTGTAATTTTTATCAATTAGTGATTTACCGTATTATTGGTGGAGTGGGTATTGGAGTGGTATCAATCATTTCTCCGCTTTATATTTCTGAAGTCTCTGTGTCTAAATATAGAGGCCGACTTGTTTCTCTTTATCAATTGGCTGTAACAGTAGGCTTTCTGGGGGCTTATCTTGTAAACTATTGGTTGCTGCAATATTCTCTGGATGGAGCAGCAAAACTTTGTAATCCGGCATTGCTGAAAATTTTTCACACAGAAGCCTGGAGAGGAATGCTGGGAATGGAATCTCTTCCTGCCTTACTTTTCTTCCTTGTCATTTTTTTCATCCCTGAAAGTCCCCGCTGGTTAATTCTTAAGAAAAAAGAACTGTTTGCTCAACGTATTTTGCAACGTATTTACGGAAATGAAAAAGATGTGCAGTTTGAACTGAATGAAACCAGACAAGTATCTCAGTCGGGAACCAAATCAGAATGGAGGTTAATTCTGAAACCGGGAATTCTCAAAGCTGTACTTATTGGAGTAGCAATTGCTATTCTTGGACAGTTTATGGGGGTAAATGCAGTGCTTTATTACGGGCCAACAATCTTTGAGAGCAGTGGACTATCCAATGGCGATTCATTATTCTATCAAGTATTGGTAGGAGTGGTAAATATGCTGACTACAGTTCTGGCAATGACAATCATTGATAAAGTGGGGCGAAAGAAACTTGTTTATTATGGGGTTTCCGGCATGATTATTACCTTATTTTTTATTGCTTTTTACTTTATTAAAGGAGACGAATTTGGAATTCCAAATGTATTCCTTCTTGTCTGCTTTCTTTTATATATTTTCTGTTGTGCTGTTTCTATTTGTGCAGTAATCTGGGTGCTGCTTTCTGAGATGTATCCGATTAAAATTCGTGGATTGGCTATGTCCATTGCCGGATTTTCTTTGTGGGTTGGAACTTATCTTATTGGTCAGCTAACTCCCTGGATGCTTGAAAATCTCACTCCGGCAGGGACATTCATTCTGTTTGCTGTGATGTGTGTGCCTTACATGTTAATCATTTGGAAACTTGTGCCTGAAACTACCGGAAAATCCTTAGAAGAGATCGAAAAGATGTGGGATAAATAA
- a CDS encoding AGE family epimerase/isomerase → MDFKSLAKQYKDELLNSVLPFWLENSQDKEFGGYFSCLDRDGSVFDTDKFIWLQGREVWMFSMLYNKVEKKQEWLDCAVQGGEFLKKYGHDGNYNWYFSLDRQGNPLIEPYNIFSYTFATMAFGQLSLATGNKEYAEIAKKTFEIILSKVDNPKGKWNKVHPGTRDLKNFALPMILCNLALEIEPLLDKDFLDKTIETCVHEVMDVFYRPELGGIIIENVTMDGELSDSFDGRLVNPGHSIEAMWFIMDLGKRLNRPDLIEKAKNITLTMLNYGWDKEFGGIYYFMDRLGYPTQQLEWDQKLWWVHIESMISLLKGYQLTGSKECLEWFEKIHDYVWTHFKDSEYPEWFGYLNRRGEVLLPLKGGKWKGCFHVPRGLYQCWQVLEQLK, encoded by the coding sequence ATGGACTTTAAAAGTTTGGCAAAACAATACAAAGATGAACTCTTGAACAGCGTTCTTCCTTTCTGGCTCGAAAACTCACAGGACAAAGAATTTGGCGGTTATTTTAGTTGTCTTGACAGAGACGGTTCCGTTTTTGATACAGACAAGTTTATATGGCTCCAAGGTCGTGAAGTGTGGATGTTTTCCATGCTGTATAATAAAGTAGAAAAGAAGCAGGAATGGCTTGATTGTGCCGTACAGGGAGGAGAATTTCTGAAAAAATACGGTCACGACGGCAATTATAACTGGTACTTTTCTCTTGATCGACAAGGAAACCCGTTGATTGAACCTTATAATATATTTTCCTATACTTTTGCTACAATGGCTTTTGGACAACTGAGCCTGGCTACTGGTAATAAGGAATATGCCGAGATAGCTAAGAAGACATTTGAGATTATCCTTTCCAAAGTAGATAATCCTAAGGGAAAATGGAATAAGGTACATCCGGGAACCCGTGATCTGAAGAACTTTGCTTTGCCAATGATTCTTTGTAATCTGGCATTGGAAATAGAGCCGTTGCTTGATAAGGATTTTCTGGACAAGACTATTGAAACATGTGTTCACGAAGTGATGGATGTTTTCTACCGTCCTGAATTAGGAGGAATAATTATTGAAAATGTAACCATGGACGGTGAACTCTCTGATTCGTTTGACGGGAGATTAGTTAATCCGGGACATTCCATTGAAGCTATGTGGTTTATCATGGATCTGGGAAAACGCCTCAATCGTCCTGACTTGATCGAGAAAGCAAAGAACATAACCCTTACCATGCTAAACTATGGATGGGATAAAGAATTCGGTGGCATCTATTACTTTATGGATCGTTTGGGATACCCCACTCAGCAATTGGAATGGGACCAGAAACTTTGGTGGGTGCACATCGAGTCTATGATCTCTTTGCTAAAAGGTTACCAGTTAACTGGTTCAAAAGAATGTCTGGAATGGTTTGAGAAAATACACGATTATGTATGGACACACTTTAAAGATTCTGAGTATCCCGAATGGTTTGGTTACCTCAACCGCCGCGGTGAAGTACTTCTTCCTCTCAAAGGTGGAAAATGGAAAGGCTGTTTTCATGTACCACGCGGGTTGTACCAATGCTGGCAGGTATTGGAACAATTGAAATAA